Within Malus domestica chromosome 04, GDT2T_hap1, the genomic segment taacgctGCTTAACCGTAATCACACAAACACAAAGACATAGGAGGACACGAGAAGTGAGAGGGACATTTGTTAAAGTTAAACAGTATTTTGGAGGAAATAAGTTCGATTCCGATTATGAAAGCTTACTTCAAATAAAAGTTAACATAGAGTTTATATGTTATAAATACTGAGTTATGCATGAATAATACCCCTAAtacaaaaccaaataaaaacaccTAGAATCGAGACGCTGCCATAATAGTGTATGAAATTTATAGACAAGTTATTCTCGATCGAAAGCGAATAATAAGACGTGGCGCGGGCGACCCAAAAAAGTTGAACAAGTGGGTACGTACGTATTGGCTGGCCAGGAAGAACAGAAGAATTCCTTAGAACAACTCTACCTATGGAGCccttccccctggcaatccactattcaatccaccataTTGAACAataactgccttaaatgaatagtaattaccattaatgaacagtaattgccatttacatctccacccttggaaccctcccctggcaataagcaataaaaataatagttttttatgtttgtttaaataataaaaaattacaaaaactatctctctctctctgacataaaaaaaaataaaaaattacaaaaccctcgggccacaggcccgtcgactccccaccccccTTCGCTCGACCTTCCACCCTCACTCGGACCCTTTCCCGCTGGATTTGCTCCCACCGGCCCAAGGGCCCTTTCTCCTCGCCTGACGCTCGAGCAACCAGCaaggctggagttgctcttaacaCGGTCCGTGTGTTTAATCTTCCTAAAATCAACTTCTTGAACCATTCGCCAGCAAGTCAATTCAAACAGAGTCCGAATCTCCTGCGCCTAAATTCCACCAGTTGTGTGCTGCCTGGACCCAATATTTAATGCAATTTTGACTGTTCCACGAAACAGTGGTAATAAAAATATCTGAAAAGTTACCAAAAGAAGACTGGTAGGTATTTGTAAAATCAAAAGTCTTCGGATGGATAGGCATTCCCACTCATCTCTTACGCACCCCACCCACATGCCTAAGATTTAGGAAACGATGCTCCCTCGACGGCTCTCCTTGCTTCCGCGTCGCTTCTTTCACAAATGACTTTTGGTGTTTTACTGTTTACTAATATGAAATGTtgttgtcacttagtactacgatttattaatattcttttttatttgtaagtaagaagtcttaaatttaattatcgctaaatgcgaatttgaattacattatcACTCATGGTTTagtgaaatgaaaatgaaaattaaatggCACTTATAAATTTACAATCACTTGTCATGCTATTTAGTATATAAAAATATGCAtcaatcattttagtaaaatttttgttaaataagGGTCAAAAGAATCAAAATACCTTCAATTTAATAAGCAATAGGccaaaataatttgacaaaaattaaaggtatttttgtcactttttcttatttaatggaTTTTTTTGCGAAGtgactaaaataattaatggCGGACAACCTTaaagaccacttttatcgatttcaaatctcaatggctaaaatgaagagttatgcaaatcttaaggACTATTTTAACTAAAATTCTTTTCCTATCTAAATGATATCGTATGAGTGATGTTAACAATTTTCTCACTTAGACATTCTCTTCCTGTCATCTTGTTTCTTTTCTCAAATTTTCGATGTTATTTGATAACCAAAACTGTCTATTTTTAGGCTACTTTTCAATATCatgtctggaaaaaaaaaattcagaaccATGTATGCTACTTGTACTTTGAATGTTTATGATTCTTCTATCCATTGAACTTGAAGGCGTGTGAATATCCCCTTTCTTACCATTCCATTGCTACGGAAAAGGaaatcatattaaaatttaaaattaaatataaataatgtttaacaaaaattaatcgcacgatgtacgatgaataatCTTAATCACAAAATTCTTAGGATTATCAAGAAAATGATCCGGTGATGATCATTTTCCCATTGCTACTAGAATGGTCCATCCGATGACATGGAAACACAATTTGTTGCCACAAAAAGCCACACGAGAATTAGCTTGCTCCGTCAGTTACACCATCCCAACCCACATAAAAAGCAAAATACGTTTTGTTTCAGTGGAGACCACTCACCGTCCGATTCACGACATCGCAGCGAACCAAAAAGAATGCTCCTCACGACCGTTAGGAACACCGTCTCTGTCGGACGGTGGGTCCCGATATTCTTCCAATCACCGCCCGCCACGTAGTACATATATGCCAGCTGGAAACACGTTAATTTCCGTTGGCCAGAATATCCGGATTCCATGAGCACCAAAACTTGGGAATTTTTCACTTtaatttttcgatttttttgccCTTTAAATGGGAAGGCACAAAGAGAGCGGGAACACGTAGATATACAGCTGCTTATTCCTTTCATCCTCTACTTGAGCGCCCCATTCACTCGTCCTCCTTTCGctctttcaatttttgagatCTGCGCTCTCTTCCTCTTGAAGCTTCCGCTTCAATCCACCGACCGATTCGCAGCTCCGATCCTCCGCCGGTACGTTATCGCCTCGCTTTCCCCACTCCGTAACCGTCGTTGCGTTCAATTTACGCTGCATTTCTCGCTGTTTTTGGCGTCGTTTTGGTCAACTTTAGTGTGCGTTCTAGCTGATTTTTCGTCGTTTTTGTGGATCTGGTTTTGTTGTGTTCGATTTTCCGAGGCCGAACCCGTCGTTTTGGTCAACTTTACTGTGCATCCAAGCTGATTTTTGTCTCGTTTTTGTTCTGTTTGTGGATCTGATTTTTCCTTTTCGCTACTTGCTGCTCGTACGCGTCTGCTTTCGCTTTAATTACTGTTAATGCCATTAAAAGTTAATTATTGTGCTGAATTTATCTTAATTTCTGAGATTAATCTTTCAAGTGGTTCATAGGTAGCAGTGCTATTTTTCCTAATTTTTTGAGTAAAGTTAGAGTTACTGTTTGGCAGATCTAGATTTAGGTCAAAAAGATTTCCTTTCCGTTTCTTTTGTTCGGATTTTACTTTGAAATAAACGCTTTGCTGACGCGTTTTTTAAAACGTTTTCACAGTCAATTTTGCGAGGCTATTTTTGGATTTAATTTATTGGGTTTTGAGCCTCTGGAACAGAAGAGAAAATATGCTATTTCTGGAAATGTATTCTCAGTCAATTTCGTGAGGCTATTTTTGGATTTGAACTTTTAGATTTTAGCCAACTGAAGAGAGAAAAgcttttacaaaattttagaGCTATTGGTATCTTTCGATTTGGTGTGAGACTGTGAGACAAATTCCATGAAACATTATTGAAAATTAGTATTCAAAATATTTTGCTTGGTTAATTAAATAGCTGATAGAATTTGCTAAATGTAGTTTGGATTTTGCTGACTTCATGTGGTGTATATATCTTGTAGATATGGCTCCACCGATTGAGACTGTTCAAAAAGTTCAGCCTCCACAAAATGCTATTGAACCCCATGTCACCTATCATCATGATCATTCCTCACATCCACCTCTAAATGAGAGGATACTTTCATCCATGACCAGGAGGTCTATCGCTGCCCACCCGTGGCATGACCTTGAAATCGGTATGCAATATCTCCAGCAGCCATTGTTCGTCGTGCTAGCTTTCTCTAATTGTTATTATAGCCTATGTCTAACCACtttacttttattttcatttcaatgcaGGACCTGGAGCTCCTAAGATTTTCAACTGTGTAAGTATATTGAATCATTGATGCTTTAGATTTTTTGATGATTTATCTTCTGCAGTGTTTGCTCTAATTTTGCATTCTCAGTACTTAGGTTGAACTTATAGCGACAAATATTGCACTGAATGACTTCACAGTTGAAAAAAGTTACACATTAAGAAGTTATCTTAGAATTGACCAACCATCCAGAATCTATACAGTCTTCATATGTGATTCTCATATTTAAATAATCTGCTCCAGAAAATTATTGTTAACTTTCTTCTGTGCTTCTCAAAGTTTTCATTTTCCGTGcgtaatttgaaaatttgaataaatattCAATATATATTGCACTAAGTAACTATACAATTGGAATAAGTAGTGAAGTCTTCTTAAGTGCGAATGGAGTCGACCTACTTCAGAATCTCATGGCATTCTTAAATATAAATGTCATATTTAAATAGTGTGCTCCTGAATATAGTTTGCACTATAACATTACTGTTAACAGAATTTTCTCTGAATACTAagtttttatattataattGTAATGTTCACGAGACAGAATTTTCTCTGAATACTAagttttcatattataattGTAATGTTCACGACAATTATAGCTCTTATTAAGAAAGAGTGTTTAATTACGTATTGCGATATGTATGTCAACCTACCTGACCATAGTTCTTGTGGAAACATGACTAATAATCCAGGTTATCGAAATTCCAAAAGGAAGCAAAGTGAAATATGAGCTTGACAAAAAAACTGGACTCATCAAGGTAAATATCTAAGGCAAGCTAACTTCCTAGTACCTTTATTCATTTAAGTATGATTGCTGAAGGGTGTTTGTACGTTCAGGTTGACCGCATACTGTACTCATCTGTTGTCTACCCCCATAACTATGGTTTCATCCCCCGTACTCTTTGTGAGGATAATGACCCCTTGGATGTCTTGATTATTATGCAGGTATTTTATGCTTCGTTTTGTTGCAAGCCATTTCGGAACTTTATTTTGTGAATATCAAGCAATGAAACATGGTTTATAGCATGCTAACCTGAATATGACATCAACTTGTTGGGCATGTACCACCCATGTCCAATCATTCGCTATGACACAATCAATCATATGCATGTCTCATTAAATAataatcatttaaaaaaaattgggctTAATTAGCCATATTTGTAAGGAATCGTGTTTTTGAAATGTTGTGTTATATTTGTAAGTAGCT encodes:
- the LOC103427567 gene encoding soluble inorganic pyrophosphatase 4-like (The RefSeq protein has 4 substitutions, 2 frameshifts compared to this genomic sequence), producing MAPPIETVQKVQPPPNAIEPHVTYHHDHSSHPPLNERILSSMTRRSIAAHPWHDLEIGPGAPKIFNCVIEIPKGSKVKYELDKKTGLIKGDRILDSSVVYPHNYGFIPRTLCEDNDPLGCLDIMQEPVVPGCFLRAKAIGLMPMIDQGEKDDQIIAVCADDPEYRHYNDIKELPPHRLAEIRRFFEDYKKNENKEVAVDDFLPASTAFDAIQHSMNLYADYIVESLRR